One Acutalibacter muris DNA window includes the following coding sequences:
- a CDS encoding tyrosine-type recombinase/integrase, which yields MDRSRSNGKRDYATFVLISRYGLRPSDVVNLRFQNIDFQAKRIMINQVKTTEFLSLPLLEIVELALEDYIAQVRKAENNSDCIFLTAFAPYRPLSRAEISTIIKFAIRKSGVEIKWALCIACFLGQFNGKRWTSL from the coding sequence ATTGACCGTTCTCGTTCAAACGGAAAGCGAGACTATGCAACATTTGTTCTCATAAGCCGTTATGGCTTGAGGCCCTCAGATGTAGTAAATTTGCGTTTTCAAAATATTGACTTTCAAGCTAAGCGAATCATGATAAATCAAGTGAAAACTACAGAGTTTCTTTCCTTACCATTGCTTGAGATTGTGGAGTTGGCACTGGAAGACTACATTGCGCAAGTGCGAAAAGCCGAGAACAATTCTGACTGCATTTTTCTAACGGCATTTGCGCCCTACCGTCCCTTGAGCCGAGCAGAAATAAGCACGATTATTAAATTTGCAATCAGAAAATCTGGAGTCGAAATTAAATGGGCCTTGTGCATTGCGTGCTTCCTTGGCCAGTTCAATGGTAAACGATGGACATCCCTATGA
- a CDS encoding site-specific integrase, with the protein MRASLASSMVNDGHPYEAVRKILGHMDPNVIKHYARLDVETLRRYALNPAPPKGDFAEFVEKGFRK; encoded by the coding sequence TTGCGTGCTTCCTTGGCCAGTTCAATGGTAAACGATGGACATCCCTATGAGGCCGTACGGAAAATTCTTGGGCATATGGATCCTAATGTCATAAAGCACTATGCCCGATTAGATGTTGAAACCCTTCGCAGATATGCGTTAAACCCTGCACCTCCTAAAGGGGATTTTGCGGAATTTGTTGAGAAAGGATTTAGAAAATGA
- a CDS encoding ParB/RepB/Spo0J family partition protein, which translates to MADETKTNATPEAPGGPPAPEQTEQAVIPGMDGGPAPSGKVIDLSDVRAESGKTGPESPIPGEVPPEQGAAGSVTEYTKQEWERPLEEIEAEQKKARRGRPPKADRAAPEAGEKKTGKGRATKAAPGKTAKAPGKGKRAAPSKGAPPTPAKEEAPAPPPEPAQPRDATRAVKEEVVYLNLSDLHPFKDHPFGVRDDAEMQGLVESVRSGGVNQPALVRPREGGGYEIIAGHRRQRASELAGFGNMPCIIRELTDDQAVLAMTDDNLRHREKLLPSEKAAALQQQYEAIKYQGAQGDDDEAGKLSLQSVGQRNGMSVKIVQRYLWLNDLVPELQEVMDAGKLSFTPAVEISRIRPKHQKYIAVSIEGQQSSPSQGQAKRLRELDKDNKLNPDAIDAILSEEKKKEDISVIISGAELEKYFGKEATPRQMKDQIMALLDGWKEKQPPELGKGEKKVDMEK; encoded by the coding sequence ATGGCAGACGAAACCAAGACCAACGCCACGCCGGAAGCGCCGGGCGGCCCTCCCGCGCCGGAGCAGACGGAACAGGCGGTGATCCCCGGCATGGACGGCGGCCCTGCCCCCTCCGGCAAGGTGATCGACCTGTCGGACGTGCGGGCGGAGTCTGGCAAGACCGGGCCGGAGTCCCCCATCCCTGGGGAGGTTCCCCCGGAGCAGGGCGCTGCTGGCTCCGTTACCGAGTACACCAAACAGGAATGGGAGCGGCCCCTGGAGGAAATTGAAGCGGAGCAGAAGAAGGCCCGCCGTGGCCGCCCTCCCAAGGCAGACCGGGCCGCGCCGGAGGCTGGGGAAAAGAAAACGGGCAAGGGCCGCGCTACCAAGGCCGCGCCCGGCAAGACCGCCAAAGCCCCCGGCAAGGGCAAGCGGGCCGCCCCCAGCAAGGGCGCTCCCCCGACCCCCGCCAAGGAAGAGGCCCCGGCCCCTCCGCCTGAACCCGCTCAGCCCCGTGACGCGACCCGCGCCGTGAAAGAGGAAGTTGTCTATCTGAACCTCTCCGACCTTCACCCGTTCAAGGATCATCCCTTTGGTGTGCGGGACGATGCGGAAATGCAGGGGCTGGTGGAGTCCGTCCGCTCCGGCGGTGTGAACCAGCCCGCGCTGGTGCGTCCCCGGGAGGGCGGGGGCTATGAAATCATCGCGGGCCACCGCCGCCAGCGGGCCAGTGAGCTGGCCGGGTTTGGGAATATGCCCTGTATTATCCGTGAACTGACGGACGATCAGGCCGTCCTCGCTATGACGGATGACAACCTGCGCCACCGTGAAAAGCTCCTGCCCAGCGAAAAGGCGGCGGCCCTGCAACAGCAGTATGAGGCCATCAAGTACCAGGGGGCGCAGGGTGACGATGACGAGGCGGGCAAGCTCTCCCTGCAAAGCGTGGGCCAGCGCAACGGCATGAGCGTGAAAATCGTCCAGCGGTATCTCTGGCTGAACGACCTTGTTCCCGAACTGCAAGAGGTCATGGACGCTGGCAAGCTGTCGTTCACCCCCGCCGTGGAAATCTCCCGCATCCGGCCCAAGCACCAGAAGTATATTGCCGTTTCCATTGAGGGCCAGCAGTCCTCCCCGTCCCAGGGGCAGGCCAAGCGGCTCCGGGAGCTGGACAAGGACAACAAGCTGAACCCGGACGCCATAGACGCGATTTTGAGCGAAGAAAAGAAAAAGGAGGATATTTCTGTGATTATTTCCGGCGCTGAACTGGAGAAGTATTTCGGCAAGGAGGCCACGCCCCGTCAGATGAAAGACCAGATCATGGCCCTGCTGGACGGGTGGAAAGAGAAACAGCCCCCGGAGTTGGGCAAGGGCGAGAAAAAAGTGGATATGGAAAAGTAA
- a CDS encoding DUF7768 domain-containing protein, producing the protein MKRPLAYVTAAWRGDPCEITEQAAKYCRAVYDAGFSPICPTLYLPLFLNDAVPEEHKSGIDMGRDLLRRSRVLVVCGGPVTEEMKNDIATAQRLGITATTLEGILTVKGQGHRRR; encoded by the coding sequence ATGAAGCGACCCCTCGCCTATGTAACCGCCGCATGGCGCGGCGATCCCTGCGAAATCACGGAACAGGCGGCCAAGTATTGCCGGGCCGTGTATGACGCTGGCTTTTCCCCCATCTGCCCCACGCTGTATCTGCCCCTGTTCCTCAATGACGCTGTGCCGGAGGAGCATAAGAGCGGCATCGACATGGGCCGCGACCTGCTCCGGCGCTCCCGCGTCCTGGTGGTGTGCGGCGGCCCCGTCACCGAGGAAATGAAAAACGACATCGCCACCGCCCAGCGGCTGGGGATCACCGCCACTACGTTAGAGGGCATCCTCACCGTCAAGGGTCAGGGCCACAGGCGGCGCTGA
- a CDS encoding antirestriction protein ArdA, giving the protein MEGKILEAHVTNLGKYNEGRLVGAPLNFPTTTEDVQALLKRIGVDGVRYEEIFITDFESDILGLYDHLGEYESIDELNHLAHLLSGKDGDALAKLEAVMDSGEYTGSVKDLINLTQNLDNYDFYPDVDSEEALGRLYIQEFEAIQVPEHLIDYIDYEAYGRDVRINEGGHFAPGGYVMSNHGSFVEHYHGIEDIPPEHRVFAYPQLNIREQMAAYQEVIDRSALNEGKQRLSVSREDR; this is encoded by the coding sequence ATGGAGGGCAAAATCCTTGAAGCCCATGTAACCAACCTGGGGAAATACAACGAGGGCCGTCTGGTAGGTGCGCCCCTGAACTTCCCCACCACCACCGAGGACGTGCAAGCCCTGTTGAAGCGCATCGGGGTGGATGGCGTTCGGTATGAGGAAATCTTCATTACCGACTTTGAAAGCGACATCCTGGGCCTGTATGACCACCTGGGCGAGTACGAGAGCATTGACGAGCTGAACCATCTGGCTCACCTGCTGTCCGGCAAGGACGGTGACGCGCTGGCAAAGCTGGAGGCCGTGATGGACAGCGGGGAGTACACGGGGAGCGTCAAGGATTTAATCAACCTGACGCAAAATCTGGACAACTACGATTTTTACCCCGATGTTGACAGCGAGGAAGCCCTGGGCCGTCTGTATATTCAGGAATTTGAAGCTATCCAAGTGCCGGAGCATTTGATTGACTACATCGACTACGAGGCATACGGGCGGGACGTGCGGATCAACGAGGGCGGCCACTTTGCCCCCGGCGGCTATGTCATGAGCAACCACGGCTCCTTTGTGGAGCATTACCACGGCATAGAGGACATACCCCCGGAGCATCGGGTGTTTGCCTATCCCCAGCTCAATATCCGGGAGCAGATGGCGGCCTATCAGGAGGTGATTGACCGCTCCGCGCTGAACGAGGGGAAACAGCGGCTATCCGTCAGCCGGGAGGACAGGTAG
- a CDS encoding PcfB family protein → MIDEEISRSTIAISVRASKLTARGLAYALGEAARKIRKAQAPQGKQTVKQLLRHGGEASSIDLPGRMKDFDRVARRWGVDYAIKRVEKGKYLLLFKAKQADAITGCFSEYSRRMMNRGRDRHIPLREQLKRAQELVRDQPRQKERTKEAEREER, encoded by the coding sequence ATGATAGATGAAGAAATTTCCCGTAGCACCATCGCAATCTCCGTCCGGGCCAGCAAGCTGACGGCGCGGGGTCTGGCCTACGCGCTGGGGGAGGCGGCCAGGAAAATCCGCAAGGCCCAAGCGCCCCAGGGCAAGCAGACGGTAAAGCAGTTACTGCGCCACGGCGGGGAGGCCAGCTCCATCGACCTGCCGGGGCGGATGAAAGACTTTGACCGGGTGGCCCGGCGCTGGGGTGTGGACTACGCCATCAAGCGGGTGGAAAAGGGAAAATACCTGCTGTTGTTCAAGGCGAAACAGGCGGACGCCATCACGGGCTGTTTTTCGGAATACTCCCGCCGGATGATGAACCGGGGCCGGGATCGGCACATCCCCCTCCGGGAACAGCTCAAACGCGCCCAGGAGCTGGTACGCGATCAGCCCCGGCAAAAGGAGCGGACAAAGGAGGCGGAGCGTGAGGAAAGATAA
- a CDS encoding RNA polymerase sigma factor encodes MKTIILNNYYPHLTERVMLEVSDEIAVTLSIGGRLCDSYKRRKREHDECSLDSTPGFEADVTFSPLTPEQVLEDRENRAALYAAIGQLPPVQARRVYAHYILGISRADLARAEGVGISRISGSIDRGLLNLKNILENPI; translated from the coding sequence ATGAAAACCATCATTCTGAATAACTACTACCCCCACCTGACCGAGCGCGTCATGCTGGAGGTTTCTGACGAGATCGCCGTGACCCTCTCCATCGGAGGCCGCCTGTGCGACAGCTACAAGCGTCGCAAGCGGGAACATGATGAGTGTTCCCTGGACAGCACCCCCGGCTTTGAAGCGGACGTGACCTTTTCGCCGCTGACCCCGGAGCAGGTGCTGGAGGACAGGGAAAACCGGGCCGCCCTCTATGCGGCCATCGGCCAGCTCCCGCCCGTCCAGGCCCGGCGGGTCTACGCCCACTACATACTCGGTATCAGCAGGGCCGACCTTGCGCGGGCCGAGGGCGTGGGGATCAGCCGGATCAGCGGCTCCATTGACCGTGGTTTGCTGAACCTGAAAAATATTTTAGAAAATCCCATTTAG